Proteins encoded together in one Hymenobacter monticola window:
- a CDS encoding DMT family transporter, giving the protein MLRDYLKLHFIVLLWGFTAILGKLLSLPSVELVFWRTLLASTGLAVLLVARRMPWRIPAGQALRLLAVGALVATHWITFFLAARLSSVSVCLAGLATLALWTSLLEPLLLWRRVRGYEVGLGLITMAGLYLVSQAELDQLLGLGVAVLSAGLSALFSVLNSKLVKQHPPLRLTFYEMLGACLSIALFFPVYSRYFTQGRGLQLAWHGYDWLWLGLLAGVCTVYAFSTSVELMKRISPFAVNLTINLEPVYGIGMAAGIYWLHTKGLLHAPQFNGERMSTGFYIGTLLIVLSVLIHPLVARLMKDKEPDLEPAMPV; this is encoded by the coding sequence TTGCTAAGAGACTACCTCAAGCTTCATTTCATTGTGCTCCTGTGGGGCTTCACGGCCATTTTAGGCAAGCTGCTGAGCTTGCCATCGGTGGAGCTGGTGTTTTGGCGCACGCTGCTGGCGTCCACGGGGCTGGCGGTGCTGCTGGTGGCCCGGCGCATGCCCTGGCGCATCCCGGCAGGCCAGGCGCTGCGGCTGCTGGCAGTGGGCGCGCTGGTGGCCACGCACTGGATTACCTTTTTTCTGGCGGCGCGGCTGTCGTCGGTAAGCGTGTGTTTGGCCGGACTAGCCACGCTGGCCTTGTGGACCTCGCTGCTGGAGCCGCTGCTGCTCTGGCGCCGGGTGCGCGGCTACGAGGTGGGCCTCGGGTTGATTACAATGGCGGGGTTGTACTTGGTGAGCCAGGCCGAACTGGACCAACTATTGGGCTTGGGCGTGGCAGTGCTGTCGGCCGGCTTGTCAGCGCTGTTTAGCGTGCTAAACTCCAAGTTGGTTAAGCAGCATCCGCCGCTGCGGCTCACGTTTTATGAGATGCTGGGTGCCTGCCTGAGCATCGCGCTGTTCTTCCCCGTCTACAGCCGCTATTTCACGCAGGGCCGGGGCCTGCAGCTGGCCTGGCACGGCTACGACTGGCTGTGGCTGGGTTTGCTGGCCGGCGTGTGCACAGTGTATGCCTTCTCCACTTCGGTAGAATTGATGAAGCGCATCTCCCCTTTCGCCGTAAACCTGACCATCAACCTGGAGCCGGTGTATGGCATCGGCATGGCGGCCGGCATCTATTGGCTACACACCAAGGGCTTGTTGCACGCGCCGCAGTTCAACGGCGAGCGCATGAGCACGGGGTTTTACATCGGTACGCTGCTCATTGTTCTCAGCGTGCTCATTCACCCGCTGGTGGCCCGGCTAATGAAGGACAAGGAACCGGATTTGGAGCCGGCAATGCCGGTGTAA
- the ispE gene encoding 4-(cytidine 5'-diphospho)-2-C-methyl-D-erythritol kinase yields MLVFPNAKLNLGLYVTQRRPDGFHTLESVFVPLPWTDALEILPAAPGQPTSITLTGRPIPGDPASNLCVRAYELLQADLPQLPPVQLYLHKIVPIGAGLGGGSADAAFALKAANDLFGLNLTAEALESYARRLGSDCAFFIRNKPVLAVEKGDVFEEIDLTLTGTSCVVVYPNLHISTAEAYIRIVPQAPKFPLREALAQPMSTWRETVSNDFETALTPAHPVLAEIKKQLYEAGATYASLSGSGSAVYGLWEAGEPAATVWPPEYAVWQGVL; encoded by the coding sequence ATGCTCGTCTTTCCCAACGCCAAGCTCAACCTCGGCCTCTACGTCACCCAGCGCCGGCCCGACGGCTTCCACACCCTCGAGTCCGTCTTCGTGCCCCTGCCCTGGACCGATGCGCTGGAGATTTTGCCTGCCGCGCCTGGCCAGCCCACCAGCATCACGCTCACCGGCCGCCCCATCCCCGGCGACCCAGCCAGCAACCTTTGCGTGCGGGCCTACGAGCTGCTGCAGGCCGATTTGCCGCAGCTGCCGCCGGTGCAGCTGTATCTGCATAAGATTGTGCCCATCGGCGCCGGCCTGGGCGGCGGCTCGGCCGATGCCGCCTTTGCCCTGAAGGCAGCGAATGACCTGTTTGGCTTGAATTTAACAGCCGAAGCCCTCGAAAGCTACGCCCGCCGACTGGGCTCCGACTGTGCTTTTTTCATTCGCAACAAGCCCGTGCTGGCCGTGGAAAAGGGCGACGTATTCGAGGAAATCGACCTGACGCTGACCGGTACGAGCTGCGTGGTGGTATATCCCAATCTGCACATCAGCACGGCCGAGGCATACATTCGGATTGTGCCGCAGGCGCCTAAGTTTCCGCTGCGCGAAGCTCTGGCCCAACCCATGAGCACCTGGCGCGAAACCGTCAGCAACGATTTCGAAACGGCCCTGACGCCCGCGCACCCGGTGCTGGCGGAAATTAAAAAGCAGCTTTACGAAGCCGGGGCCACTTATGCGAGCTTGTCGGGTTCGGGCTCGGCGGTGTACGGGCTCTGGGAAGCTGGGGAGCCGGCGGCTACGGTGTGGCCGCCTGAATATGCAGTATGGCAAGGCGTGCTGTAG
- a CDS encoding sugar transferase: MAEATQHSTLNIQNSFYVRHGKRLLDLALAGPLLLLTLPLLAGAAALAAAQNRGRWLFRQVRPGWHGRLFTLYKLQTMTDARDAIGQLRPDAERLTRLGRSLRATSLDELPQLWNIVRGDLSLVGPRPLLPEYLPLYSPTQARRHEVRPGLTGWAQVNGRNAIGWEEKFAFDVWYVDHLSWRLDLAILWRTAGRVLRGSGITAPGQATTIPFRGTPPPSVSP, from the coding sequence ATGGCTGAGGCAACTCAACATTCAACCCTCAACATTCAAAACTCCTTCTACGTCCGCCACGGCAAGCGCCTGCTCGACCTGGCGCTGGCCGGGCCGCTGCTGCTGCTCACGCTGCCGCTGCTGGCGGGCGCGGCGGCCCTGGCCGCGGCCCAGAACCGCGGGCGCTGGCTGTTTCGGCAGGTGCGGCCGGGCTGGCACGGGCGGCTATTCACGCTCTACAAGCTCCAAACCATGACCGACGCGCGCGACGCCATCGGCCAGCTCCGGCCCGATGCCGAGCGCCTGACGCGGTTGGGCCGCTCGCTGCGCGCCACCTCGCTCGATGAGCTGCCCCAGCTCTGGAACATCGTGCGCGGCGACCTGAGCCTGGTGGGCCCGCGCCCGCTGCTGCCCGAGTACCTGCCGCTGTACTCGCCTACCCAGGCCCGCCGCCACGAGGTGCGGCCCGGCCTCACCGGCTGGGCGCAAGTGAACGGCCGCAACGCCATCGGCTGGGAAGAAAAATTTGCCTTCGACGTGTGGTACGTCGACCACCTGAGCTGGCGCCTGGACCTGGCCATCTTGTGGCGCACCGCTGGGCGCGTGCTGCGCGGCAGCGGCATCACGGCGCCCGGGCAGGCCACTACCATACCCTTCCGGGGCACGCCGCCCCCATCCGTTTCTCCGTAG
- a CDS encoding glycosyltransferase, which translates to MPIPVPTSPFFWLLLACVVVQLFYAAYYFWPFAQRPLEAPADAPGPDAEPVSIVVCAHNELDNLRRLMPLLLQQDYPAGFEIVLIDDRSDDDTYLYAQQLTQYYHEKVRLVSVARTPRGFAPKKYALTLGVKTTRYARLLFTDADCIPATNQWLRLMQRGFAQGSGADVVLGFSAYTQAPGFLNQLIRYETLLTGAQYLSFAWRGRPYMGVGRNLAYTRACFNATKGYASHMRLLSGDDDLLVQDAVRYGQRVAVVADPSAHTLSEPAATWRAWWRQKRRHLSAGRAYRLPDRLRIGTFMLANMLFYLATAALAFSPNNWVPLAVVWVLRTLFVSAVYARLSRRLGQPVIVGLLPVLDVVYFFQYLALGISLFLNRTLRWK; encoded by the coding sequence TTGCCGATACCCGTACCCACTTCCCCGTTTTTCTGGCTGCTGCTGGCATGCGTGGTAGTGCAGCTTTTTTACGCCGCTTATTATTTCTGGCCCTTCGCCCAGCGCCCCCTCGAAGCCCCCGCCGACGCGCCCGGGCCCGATGCGGAGCCCGTTTCCATCGTGGTCTGCGCCCACAACGAGCTCGACAACCTGCGCCGCCTCATGCCGCTGCTGCTGCAGCAAGACTACCCCGCCGGCTTCGAAATCGTCCTCATCGACGACCGCAGCGACGACGATACCTACCTCTACGCCCAGCAGCTCACCCAGTATTACCACGAAAAAGTGCGCCTCGTGAGCGTGGCCCGCACCCCGCGCGGCTTCGCTCCCAAGAAATACGCCCTCACGCTCGGCGTCAAAACCACCCGCTACGCTCGCCTGCTCTTCACCGACGCCGACTGTATTCCGGCTACTAACCAGTGGCTGCGCCTCATGCAGCGCGGCTTTGCGCAGGGCAGTGGGGCCGACGTGGTGCTGGGTTTTTCGGCCTACACCCAGGCGCCCGGCTTCCTCAACCAGCTCATTCGCTACGAAACGCTGCTCACCGGCGCGCAGTACCTCAGCTTTGCCTGGCGCGGCCGGCCCTACATGGGCGTGGGCCGCAACCTGGCCTACACCCGCGCCTGCTTCAACGCCACCAAGGGCTACGCCTCGCACATGCGCCTGCTTTCCGGCGACGACGACCTGCTGGTGCAGGACGCCGTGCGCTACGGCCAGCGCGTGGCCGTGGTGGCCGACCCCAGCGCCCACACCCTGAGCGAACCCGCCGCCACTTGGCGCGCCTGGTGGCGCCAGAAACGCCGGCACCTCTCTGCCGGCCGGGCCTACCGGCTGCCCGACCGTCTGCGCATCGGCACGTTTATGCTGGCCAATATGTTGTTCTATTTGGCCACCGCCGCGCTAGCATTTTCCCCAAACAATTGGGTACCTTTGGCGGTGGTATGGGTTCTCCGGACTTTGTTCGTGAGCGCCGTGTATGCCCGTCTGAGCCGCCGGCTCGGGCAGCCCGTAATCGTCGGGCTCCTGCCGGTGCTCGACGTGGTTTATTTTTTTCAATACCTGGCCCTGGGAATCTCGCTGTTCCTCAACCGCACCCTTCGATGGAAGTAA
- the rsmG gene encoding 16S rRNA (guanine(527)-N(7))-methyltransferase RsmG gives MNLLQHHFPALTPRQLQLFQQLETEFRATNEAINLVSRTDMDNFVERHVLHSLGIAKVVQFPKGSAVLDVGTGGGLPGLPLAIMFPEVHFHLVDSIGKKIRAVQFMAAALGLDNVTAEQTRAEQVRQKFDYVVSRAVARLATFHPWIAHRFKPQGAAGSGLYYLKGGDLAEEIAESGLKAKVTDLSDFYQEEFFETKKVVFVPAK, from the coding sequence ATGAATCTTTTGCAGCACCACTTCCCCGCGCTCACGCCCCGGCAGCTCCAGCTTTTCCAGCAGCTCGAAACCGAATTCCGGGCCACCAACGAAGCCATCAACCTCGTGTCGCGTACCGACATGGACAATTTCGTGGAGCGCCACGTGCTGCACTCGCTGGGCATCGCCAAGGTCGTTCAATTCCCTAAAGGCAGCGCCGTACTGGATGTGGGTACCGGCGGCGGCCTGCCCGGCCTGCCGCTGGCCATCATGTTCCCCGAAGTTCATTTTCACTTGGTGGACAGCATCGGCAAGAAAATCCGCGCCGTGCAGTTCATGGCCGCTGCCTTGGGCCTCGACAACGTGACGGCCGAGCAAACCCGCGCCGAGCAGGTGCGCCAGAAGTTTGACTACGTGGTGAGCCGCGCCGTGGCCCGCCTCGCCACCTTCCACCCCTGGATTGCCCACCGCTTCAAGCCCCAGGGCGCAGCGGGCTCAGGCCTGTATTATCTCAAAGGCGGCGACCTGGCAGAAGAAATTGCCGAGTCAGGTTTAAAGGCGAAAGTGACGGATTTGAGCGATTTTTACCAGGAGGAATTTTTCGAAACGAAGAAGGTCGTTTTCGTGCCTGCCAAGTAG
- a CDS encoding acetyltransferase, which translates to MTSLFFSEYEAEEAGAPLVIFGAGGLGREVLLLLRQLNARHPTWDVRGFYDDQPPATPTVAGLPYLGTAADLNATAEPLAVAVAVGSSAGRAAVVGRLTSDKLTFPPLVHPQVEPTAYQRITLGEGCIIQQGCLLTCDISLGRFVLLNLGCTVGHDAVLADFCSLMPHANVSGAVQLGTGCYLGANATVIQSVAVGAGSIVGAGAVVVRDLPAGVTAVGVPAKAIGSVEG; encoded by the coding sequence ATGACCTCTCTGTTTTTTTCTGAATACGAAGCCGAAGAAGCCGGCGCGCCGCTTGTCATTTTCGGGGCAGGCGGGCTGGGCCGCGAAGTGCTGCTGCTGCTGCGGCAGCTCAACGCCCGCCACCCCACCTGGGACGTGCGCGGCTTCTACGACGACCAGCCGCCGGCCACGCCCACCGTGGCCGGCCTCCCCTACCTCGGCACCGCCGCCGACCTCAACGCTACCGCCGAGCCGCTGGCCGTGGCCGTGGCCGTGGGCAGCTCGGCTGGCCGGGCCGCCGTGGTGGGCCGCCTTACCTCCGATAAGCTCACTTTCCCGCCTCTGGTGCACCCTCAGGTAGAACCCACTGCCTACCAGCGCATCACGCTGGGCGAAGGTTGCATCATCCAGCAAGGCTGCCTGTTGACTTGTGATATTTCGCTGGGCCGCTTCGTGCTGCTCAACCTGGGCTGCACTGTGGGCCACGATGCCGTGCTGGCCGATTTCTGTTCTCTGATGCCCCACGCCAACGTGAGCGGCGCGGTGCAGTTGGGCACTGGCTGCTACCTGGGCGCCAACGCCACCGTGATTCAGAGCGTGGCCGTAGGTGCGGGCAGCATTGTGGGCGCTGGCGCCGTGGTGGTGCGCGACCTGCCGGCCGGCGTCACGGCCGTAGGCGTGCCGGCCAAAGCAATCGGGAGTGTTGAGGGTTGA
- a CDS encoding integrase core domain-containing protein, whose amino-acid sequence MLHDHQALRSQSRRGDCYDNAQAESLWSRFKTEVLEVRERPVFADLADAQASAAAYFHYYNHERLHSSIDYQTPYHTHQQLLKFSALNCPA is encoded by the coding sequence CTGCTGCACGACCACCAGGCGCTACGCTCACAGAGCCGCCGGGGTGACTGCTACGATAATGCGCAGGCAGAGAGTTTGTGGTCGCGCTTCAAAACGGAGGTGCTCGAAGTCCGCGAGCGGCCCGTTTTCGCCGACCTAGCCGACGCCCAAGCCAGCGCCGCTGCCTATTTTCACTACTACAATCACGAGCGCCTGCATTCCAGCATCGACTACCAGACACCGTATCACACTCATCAACAGCTTCTTAAATTTAGTGCCCTAAACTGTCCAGCGTAA
- the tgt gene encoding tRNA guanosine(34) transglycosylase Tgt: protein MTFDLLAQDSATKARAGRLETAHGTIETPIFMPVGTAGTVKAVSQQTLKTDINAQIILGNTYHLYLRPGLDVLKAAGGLHQFNGWDRPILTDSGGYQVYSLSNTRKIKEEGVKFRSHVDGSQHLFSPEGVMDIQRVIGADIIMAFDECTPWPCEYDYAARSLDMTHRWLKRCIQRFDSTEGLYGYEQNLFPIVQGSTFKDLRVKSAEFIAEQGRAGNAIGGLSVGEPAELMYEMTELVCDILPKDKPRYLMGVGTPANILENIALGVDMFDCVMPTRNARNGMLFTTQGIVNITNKKWEMDFAPLDPELGGHASTFYSRSYVRHLFQSKEMLGPQIASAHNLAFYLWLVKEARKEILAGTFGPWKERMVKQVMTRL from the coding sequence ATGACCTTCGACCTTCTCGCCCAGGATTCCGCCACCAAAGCCCGCGCCGGCCGCCTCGAAACGGCCCACGGCACCATTGAAACGCCCATTTTCATGCCCGTGGGCACGGCCGGCACCGTGAAGGCAGTGTCGCAGCAAACTCTGAAAACGGACATCAACGCCCAGATTATTCTTGGCAACACCTACCACCTTTACCTGCGGCCGGGGCTGGATGTGCTGAAGGCGGCCGGTGGCCTGCACCAGTTCAACGGCTGGGACCGGCCCATTCTCACCGACTCAGGCGGCTACCAGGTGTACTCGCTGAGCAACACCCGGAAGATTAAGGAGGAGGGCGTGAAATTCCGCTCGCACGTGGACGGCAGCCAGCATTTGTTCTCACCCGAGGGCGTGATGGACATTCAGCGCGTCATCGGGGCCGACATTATTATGGCGTTTGACGAGTGCACGCCCTGGCCCTGCGAGTACGACTATGCCGCCCGTTCGCTCGACATGACGCACCGCTGGCTGAAGCGCTGCATCCAGCGTTTCGACAGCACCGAGGGCCTCTACGGCTACGAGCAGAACCTTTTCCCCATTGTGCAGGGCAGCACCTTTAAGGATTTGCGGGTGAAGTCGGCCGAGTTTATTGCCGAGCAGGGCCGGGCGGGCAACGCCATTGGCGGGCTGAGCGTGGGCGAGCCGGCCGAGCTGATGTACGAGATGACCGAACTGGTGTGCGACATCCTGCCCAAAGACAAGCCGCGCTACCTGATGGGCGTGGGCACGCCGGCCAATATCCTGGAAAACATTGCGCTGGGCGTGGACATGTTCGACTGCGTGATGCCGACCCGCAACGCCCGCAACGGCATGCTGTTCACCACGCAGGGCATCGTGAACATCACCAACAAGAAGTGGGAAATGGACTTCGCGCCCCTCGACCCCGAACTGGGCGGGCACGCCAGCACGTTCTACAGCCGCTCCTATGTGCGCCACCTGTTCCAGAGCAAGGAGATGCTGGGCCCGCAAATTGCCTCGGCCCACAACCTGGCCTTTTACCTGTGGCTGGTGAAGGAAGCCCGCAAGGAAATCCTGGCCGGCACGTTTGGCCCCTGGAAAGAGCGCATGGTGAAGCAGGTGATGACGCGCTTGTAG
- a CDS encoding LptF/LptG family permease, translating into MNILDKYIIKKFLAAFFFSVVILVSVICVIDFTEKNDDFIQHNLSMGQIIFGYYIYLFPYFANLLSPITIFIAVVFVTAQLAARTEIVAILASGVSFKRLMLPYALGGSVVGLLIFGLIGWVLPVGSKSRVAFERAYIKLPYRFQGRNVHIKIGPKSYVYMESYDNTSNVGFRFALETVDGTILRRRMTADAINWDSTKHVWHLSPQLVRTFRGAQDETLQTIPARDTTLNLFPKDFASNYKIAETLTLPELNAFIRTKIERGADDTQIYLSDKYERYSYPFAIVVLTLIGVILSARKSRAGVGGQIALGFVLAFIFIIFVMLSRNLAQVGSLSPLIAAWVPTTVFSVIGLALYRFVPK; encoded by the coding sequence ATGAATATCCTCGACAAATACATCATCAAGAAGTTTCTGGCCGCGTTTTTCTTCTCGGTGGTGATTCTCGTGTCGGTGATTTGCGTGATTGATTTCACGGAGAAAAACGACGACTTTATCCAGCATAATTTGTCGATGGGGCAAATTATTTTCGGCTATTACATCTACCTGTTTCCGTATTTCGCCAACCTGCTCTCGCCGATTACCATCTTTATCGCGGTGGTATTTGTGACGGCGCAGTTGGCGGCGCGCACGGAGATTGTGGCCATTCTGGCCAGTGGGGTGAGCTTTAAGCGGCTGATGCTGCCGTATGCGCTGGGCGGCTCGGTGGTGGGGCTGCTGATATTTGGGCTGATTGGCTGGGTGCTGCCGGTGGGCAGCAAGTCGCGCGTGGCGTTCGAGCGGGCCTACATTAAGCTGCCGTACCGGTTTCAGGGGCGCAACGTGCACATCAAGATTGGCCCGAAAAGCTACGTGTACATGGAAAGCTACGACAACACGAGCAACGTGGGCTTTCGTTTTGCGCTCGAAACCGTGGACGGCACCATCCTGCGCCGCCGCATGACGGCCGACGCCATCAACTGGGATTCGACGAAGCACGTGTGGCATTTGTCGCCGCAGCTGGTGCGCACCTTCCGCGGCGCGCAGGACGAGACGCTGCAAACTATACCGGCCCGCGACACCACGCTGAACCTATTCCCCAAGGACTTCGCCAGCAACTACAAGATTGCCGAAACCCTCACCCTGCCGGAGCTCAACGCCTTCATCCGCACCAAGATAGAGCGCGGGGCCGATGACACGCAGATTTACCTCAGCGACAAATACGAGCGGTATTCTTACCCCTTCGCCATCGTGGTGCTCACCCTGATTGGCGTCATCCTGAGCGCGCGCAAGTCGCGCGCCGGCGTGGGCGGGCAGATTGCGCTGGGCTTCGTGCTGGCCTTTATTTTCATCATTTTCGTGATGCTCAGCCGCAACCTGGCGCAGGTGGGCAGCCTATCGCCACTGATAGCGGCCTGGGTACCCACCACGGTGTTCAGCGTCATCGGCCTGGCGCTGTACCGGTTTGTGCCGAAGTAA
- a CDS encoding DegT/DnrJ/EryC1/StrS family aminotransferase: MRSQDYDRLYLSPPHLGRHELNYVHKAIEDNWVAPAGPNLAGFEADICAATGVPYCVALSSGTAAIHLGLILLGVGPGDEVLCPSFTFVATANPVVYLGATPVFIDSEPDTWNLCPERLREAIMDRIAKGKKPKALILVHLYGMPAKLPEILALTKEFDIPILEDAAEALGSEWQQQPLGGFGRVGVFSFNGNKILTTSGGGALVTYDRALAERARFLATQAKDDAPHYQHSQLGYNYRLSNILAGIGRGQMELLPDRVKRRREIFAWYREHLAALPGITVAPAPEAADSRSNRWLTTILINPVDPTADGAPGRALTPETLRLHLETRNIESRPLWKPLHLQPLFADAPVYGGAVCADLFERGLCLPSGTAMGDGELRRVKEALTEALG; the protein is encoded by the coding sequence ATGCGCAGCCAGGATTACGACCGTCTCTACCTTTCCCCGCCCCACCTCGGCCGGCACGAACTCAACTACGTGCACAAGGCCATTGAGGACAACTGGGTGGCGCCGGCCGGGCCCAACCTGGCGGGGTTTGAGGCCGACATCTGCGCGGCCACGGGCGTGCCCTATTGCGTGGCGCTGAGTTCAGGCACAGCGGCTATTCACCTGGGGCTGATTTTGCTGGGCGTGGGGCCGGGCGATGAGGTGCTGTGCCCCTCCTTCACCTTTGTGGCCACGGCCAATCCGGTGGTGTACCTGGGGGCCACGCCCGTTTTCATCGACAGCGAGCCCGACACCTGGAACCTGTGCCCCGAGCGCCTGCGCGAAGCCATTATGGACCGCATTGCGAAAGGTAAAAAGCCCAAAGCCCTTATCCTGGTGCACCTGTACGGCATGCCCGCCAAGCTTCCCGAAATCCTGGCTTTGACGAAGGAATTCGACATTCCCATCCTCGAAGATGCCGCCGAAGCCCTGGGTTCGGAGTGGCAGCAGCAGCCGCTGGGCGGCTTCGGGCGGGTGGGCGTGTTCTCGTTCAATGGCAACAAGATTCTGACTACCAGCGGCGGCGGCGCCCTCGTCACCTACGACCGCGCCCTGGCCGAGCGGGCCCGCTTCCTGGCCACCCAGGCCAAGGACGACGCGCCCCACTACCAGCACTCGCAGCTGGGTTACAACTACCGCCTGAGCAACATCCTCGCCGGCATCGGCCGCGGCCAGATGGAGCTGCTGCCCGACCGGGTGAAGCGCCGCCGCGAAATCTTTGCTTGGTACCGCGAGCACCTCGCGGCACTACCCGGCATCACGGTGGCCCCGGCGCCGGAGGCGGCTGACAGCCGCTCCAACCGCTGGCTCACCACCATTCTAATAAACCCCGTCGACCCAACCGCCGACGGCGCACCAGGCCGCGCCCTCACACCCGAAACCCTGCGCCTGCACCTCGAAACCCGCAACATCGAGAGCCGGCCGCTCTGGAAACCCCTGCACCTGCAGCCCCTCTTCGCCGACGCGCCCGTGTACGGCGGTGCCGTGTGCGCCGATTTATTTGAAAGAGGCCTGTGCCTGCCCAGCGGCACCGCTATGGGCGACGGGGAGTTGCGCCGCGTGAAAGAGGCACTGACGGAGGCGCTGGGGTAG
- a CDS encoding YheT family hydrolase: MPLVAHSHYQPPFYQFNGHLQTIVPSLWRTVPDVTYQRERLELPDGDFLDLDWSRLPEMRPTDGLAIVSHGLEGDASRPYVRGMVRALNQAGFDALAWNYRSCGGEMNRLLRSYHLGDTEDLDTVLRHALATDRYHRAYLLGFSAGGNVTLKYLGEDANRVPGEVERAAVFSVPTDLRASSMHIGRPQNQVYMRRFLKSLRQKIRDKAAQNPGEVDLEGLEALRNFPQFDDKYTAPMHGFDSADAYYQYASSGRYLSGIRVPTLLVNAQNDPFLPASCFPREVAAQSPYVFLETPAAGGHVGFAESNGEYYSERRAVEFLTAEVPG; the protein is encoded by the coding sequence ATGCCCCTCGTTGCGCATTCGCACTACCAGCCGCCGTTCTATCAATTCAACGGCCATTTGCAAACCATTGTGCCTAGCCTATGGCGCACCGTGCCCGACGTGACCTACCAACGCGAGCGTTTGGAGCTACCCGATGGCGACTTCCTGGACTTAGACTGGAGCCGCCTGCCCGAGATGCGCCCCACCGACGGCCTCGCCATCGTGTCGCACGGCTTGGAGGGCGACGCTTCGCGGCCTTACGTGCGCGGCATGGTGCGCGCCCTCAACCAAGCCGGCTTCGATGCGCTGGCGTGGAACTACCGCAGCTGCGGCGGCGAAATGAACCGCCTGCTCCGCTCCTACCACCTCGGCGACACCGAGGACCTCGACACGGTGCTGCGCCACGCCTTGGCCACCGACCGCTACCACCGGGCCTACCTGCTGGGCTTCAGCGCGGGCGGCAACGTGACCTTGAAGTACCTGGGCGAAGATGCTAATCGCGTGCCTGGCGAAGTAGAGCGGGCAGCCGTATTTTCGGTACCGACAGATTTGCGGGCCAGTTCTATGCACATCGGCCGGCCCCAAAATCAGGTATACATGCGGCGCTTTCTGAAATCGCTGCGCCAGAAAATCAGAGACAAAGCCGCCCAGAACCCAGGCGAAGTCGATTTAGAGGGGTTGGAGGCGCTCCGCAATTTTCCGCAGTTCGACGACAAATACACCGCGCCCATGCACGGCTTCGACTCGGCCGATGCCTATTACCAATATGCCAGTTCGGGCCGCTACCTGAGCGGCATCCGAGTGCCCACGCTGCTGGTAAATGCGCAAAACGACCCGTTTCTGCCGGCTTCTTGCTTTCCGCGGGAGGTAGCGGCGCAGTCGCCTTATGTGTTTCTGGAAACACCGGCCGCAGGTGGGCACGTGGGCTTTGCGGAGAGCAACGGGGAATATTATTCAGAGCGCCGCGCGGTAGAATTTCTTACGGCCGAGGTACCGGGGTAA
- a CDS encoding RNA polymerase sigma factor, whose protein sequence is MEVNNQDIQKQFSAKAKHDFKLIRAAVDHGDEKAYAELMHIYKKPVYHVVLKMVRNQDDAEDLTIEAFAKAFKNLHKFNPEYAFSTWLFRIATNNCIDFIRKNKIKTMSIDSAIKVDNGDEITIDFRDNDLNPAEHAVRNQKIEIMRHVVSRLPDKYQRLVSLRYFDELSYEEIATELKAPLGTVKAQLHRARELLYDMVKHTKQII, encoded by the coding sequence ATGGAAGTAAACAACCAAGACATTCAAAAGCAGTTCTCAGCCAAAGCCAAGCACGACTTCAAGCTGATTCGCGCCGCCGTGGACCACGGCGACGAGAAAGCTTACGCCGAGCTGATGCACATCTACAAGAAGCCCGTGTACCACGTGGTGCTCAAGATGGTGCGCAACCAGGACGACGCCGAGGACCTCACCATCGAAGCCTTCGCCAAGGCCTTCAAGAACCTGCACAAGTTCAACCCCGAGTATGCATTTAGTACTTGGTTGTTCCGCATTGCCACCAACAACTGCATCGACTTTATTCGCAAGAATAAAATCAAAACCATGTCGATTGACTCGGCCATTAAGGTCGACAACGGCGATGAAATCACCATCGATTTCCGCGACAACGACCTGAACCCGGCCGAGCACGCCGTGCGCAACCAGAAAATCGAAATCATGCGCCACGTGGTGTCGCGCCTGCCCGATAAGTACCAGCGCCTCGTTTCGCTGCGCTATTTCGATGAGCTCAGCTACGAAGAAATCGCCACCGAGCTCAAAGCCCCCCTCGGCACCGTGAAAGCCCAGCTGCACCGCGCCCGCGAGCTGCTCTATGACATGGTGAAGCACACCAAGCAGATTATTTAA